A window of the Cicer arietinum cultivar CDC Frontier isolate Library 1 chromosome 6, Cicar.CDCFrontier_v2.0, whole genome shotgun sequence genome harbors these coding sequences:
- the LOC101503434 gene encoding protein STRUBBELIG-RECEPTOR FAMILY 3-like isoform X2: MRNFFLSANLFTGSIPASLSTLIGMTDMSLNNNHLTGEIPDAFQSLTQLINLDLSSNNLSGELPPSVENLSSLTTLRLQDNQLSGTLDVLQDLPLKDLNVENNQFAGPIPPKLLNIPTFRQAGNPFNDNATAPSAPPPGSQVPPPPGAPVSGAPSSVNGVPSSVNGVPSSGSGVPSSGSGSGSGRVPTKQADGPTVATESKFGRSKKHTKRVVLISIASVLVFVIFVLALVLFVPRCGRRERVDRRSRQRQIGAYGGERQNARDYEAVVVQPPIGTEKVPPTVDVLRPKDDHQEEPRRVWAVPNAQDKQEKDVQRMVAIPKSRDQEIDISTPEVYSMPLPPPPPPPPPPPPPPSPPPPPPPPHPLPTKRVIAEPTTSHRVTNVNPSLRSSILPPTFAKSFTIASLQQYTNSFSQENLIGGGMLGTVYRAELPDGKLLAVKKFDKRASTHHKDDEFLELVNNIDRIRHSNIVELIGYCSEHGQRLLIFEYCSNGSLYDALHSDEELKAALSWNTRIRIALGAARALEYLHEQCQPPVIHRNLKSANILLDEDLSVRLSDCGLAPLIASGSVSQLSGNLQSTYGYGAPEFELGTYNYQSDIYTFGVIMLELLTGRQSHDRTRPRGEQFLARWAIPKLHDIDALSKMVDPSLNGVFPAKSLSNFADIISRCLQLEPEYRPAMSEVVLYLLNMIKRESEASDSNEK; encoded by the exons ATGAGAAACTT TTTTCTTTCAGCCAACCTGTTCACTGGAAGTATTCCAGCCTCTTTATCCACTTTAATTGGAATGACAGACAT GTCTCTGAACAACAATCATTTAACTGGAGAAATACCAGATGCGTTTCAGTCACTTACGCAATTGATCAATTT AGATTTATCTAGTAATAATCTGAGCGGGGAACTACCTCCTTCAGTGGAGAACCTGTCATCCTTGACCACCCT GCGCTTGCAGGATAATCAACTATCCGGGACACTTGATGTTTTACAAGATCTTCCTCTGAAAGATTT GAATGTCGAGAACAACCAATTTGCTGGCCCAATACCTCCAAAGTTGCTAAACATTCCTACGTTCAG ACAAGCTGGAAATCCATTTAATGATAATGCCACGGCACCAAGTGCTCCTCCACCTGGCTCTCAAGTACCACCACCACCAGGAGCACCGGTTTCTGGAGCACCATCTTCTGTTAATGGAGTACCATCTTCTGTTAATGGAGTACCATCTTCTGGTTCTGGAGTACCATCTTCTGGTTCTGGTTCTGGTTCTGGCCGTGTACCTACCAAACAAGCTGATGGACCTACTGTAGCGACTGAATCAAAATTTGGGAGATCCAAAAAACATACCAAAAGGGTGGTTTTGATATCTATTGCAAGTGTATTGGTATTCGTTATTTTTGTACTAGCACTCGTTTTATTTGTTCCAAGATGTGGTAGAAGGGAACGGGTTGACAGAAGGTCCAGGCAACGTCAAATCGGTGCATATGGAGGTGAAAGACAAAATGCTAGAGATTACGAAGCTGTTGTTGTCCAACCACCTATTGGAACAGAAAAAG TACCACCAACAGTGGATGTTTTGAGGCCAAAAGATGATCACCAAGAAGAGCCTAGGAGAGTTTGGGCTGTTCCAAATGCACAGGATAAGCAAGAGAAGGATGTGCAAAGAATGGTGGCAATACCAAAGTCGAGAGATCAGGAAATAGATATCAGTACACCAGAAGTGTATTCTATGCCTCTTCCACCTCCACCTCCGCCACCACCTCCACCTCCACCTCCACcgtcaccaccaccaccaccacctcctcCTCATCCTCTTCCTACTAAGAGGGTGATCGCTGAGCCAACCACTTCCCACAGAGTGACTAATGTCAATCCATCCTTAAGAAGTTCAATTCTTCCTCCCACTTTTGCAAAATCTTTCACCATTGCATCCCTTCAACAGTATACAAATAGCTTTTCTCAAGAAAATCTTATAGGAGGAGGCATGTTGGGCACTGTGTACAGAGCAGAGCTTCCTGATGGGAAG CTACTTGCTGTAAAGAAATTTGACAAAAGAGCCTCTACTCACCATAAGGACGATGAGTTTCTTGAATTAGTAAACAATATTGACAGAATAAGACATTCAAATATTGTTGAGCTTATTGGATACTGTTCAGAACATGGTCAAAGGCTTCTGATCTTCGAGTACTGCAGTAACGGATCACTATATGATGCACTTCACTCGGATGAGGAATTGAAAGCAGCACTATCATGGAATACTCGCATTCGGATAGCACTTGGGGCAGCTAGAGCCTTAGA ATATTTGCATGAGCAATGTCAGCCACCTGTGATACACAGAAATTTGAAGTCTGCCAATATTCTCCTTGATGAAGATCTATCAGTGCGTCTATCTGATTGTGGTTTAGCTCCATTAATAGCTTCGGGATCTGTAAGTCAG CTCTCGGGGAACCTGCAATCAACTTACGGCTATGGAGCTCCAGAATTTGAGTTAGGAACTTACAATTACCAAAGTGACATATACACCTTTGGAGTGATTATGTTAGAACTTTTGACTGGCCGTCAGTCTCACGACAG GACACGTCCACGAGGGGAGCAATTTCTTGCTAGATGGGCAATTCCTAAACTTCATGATATTGATGCACTATCAAAAATGGTTGATCCTTCTTTAAATGGAGTTTTCCCTGCAAAGTCGTTGTCAAATTTTGCAGACATTATTTCTCGATGCCTTCAG TTGGAGCCAGAATATAGACCGGCAATGTCTGAGGTCGTCCTATACTTACTAAATATGATAAAGAGGGAGTCTGAGGCAAGTgattcaaatgaaaaataa
- the LOC101503773 gene encoding secretory carrier-associated membrane protein 1-like, whose translation MSRYDPNPFEEEDLHENPFADGVAKGKGGSGQSSYGGGAFYTTNPGSVPSATSRLSPLPPEPYDRGATIDIPLDGSKDVKAKEKELQARESELKKREQEIKRREDAIARAGIVIEEKNWPPFFPIIHHDIGNEIPIHLQRLQYVAFTTWLGLVLCLLWNIVAVTTAWIKGEGPTIWFLAIIYFISGVPGSYVMWYRPLYRAMRTDSALKFGWFFVAYMLHIGFCIFAAVAPPIIFKGKSLTGILAAIDVIGGSALVGIFYFIGFGFFCLESLLSVWVFQQVLMYFRGSGKAAELKRDAARGTVMAAL comes from the exons ATGAGCCGCTACGATCCAAACCCTTTCGAAGAAGAAGATCTCCACGAAAATCCCTTTGCG GATGGAGTAGCTAAAGGAAAAGGTGGGTCAGGGCAATCAAGTTATGGAGGAGGTGCATTTTACACTACC AATCCTGGAAGTGTTCCTTCTGCGACCTCAAGACTCTCACCCCTTCCTCCCGAGCCTTATGATCGTGGAGCAACTATTGACATCCCTCTTGATGGCTCAAAG GATGTCAAAGCAAAGGAGAAGGAACTTCAAGCCAGAGAGTCTGAATTGAAAAAAAGGGAACAG GAAATAAAACGGAGAGAGGATGCCATAGCACGAG CTGGTATAGTTATAGAGGAAAAAAATTGGCCACCTTTTTTCCCCATCATTCATCATGACATTGGAAATGAAATACCAATACATCTTCAGAGGTTGCAGTATGTTGCATTTACAACATGGTTAG GTTTGGTTCTGTGTCTTTTGTGGAATATAGTGGCAGTTACTACTGCTTGGATCAAAGGAGAAG GTCCTACCATCTGGTTTCTtgctattatatattttatttctggTGTTCCAGGATCCTATGTAATGTGGTATCGTCCCCTTTATCGCGCTATGAG GACGGACAGTGCTCTGAAGTTTGGCTGGTTTTTTGTGGCTTACATG TTGCACATTGGCTTTTGCATTTTTGCTGCAGTTGCTCCACCGATTATCTTCAAAGGAAAATCTCTCAC AGGTATTTTGGCTGCAATTGATGTGATAGGCGGCAGTGCATTGGTTGGG ATATTCTACTTTATTGGGTTCGGATTTTTCTGTCTCGAGTCACTGCTGAGCGTCTGGGTTTTTCAG CAAGTATTGATGTACTTCCGTGGAAGTGGCAAGGCTGCAGAGTTAAAGCGAGATGCAGCCAGAGGGACTGTGATGGCAGCTCTATGA
- the LOC101503434 gene encoding protein STRUBBELIG-RECEPTOR FAMILY 3-like isoform X1, whose amino-acid sequence MDWKRSTLKFKTVKIYGDVLLGFLLICIIQISSAVTDPTDVAALNSLYASLGSPPLPGWVASGGDPCGEGWQGIQCNGSFIQKIVLNGANLGGELGDNLATFVTISVIDLSNNNIGGSIPSNLPVTMRNFFLSANLFTGSIPASLSTLIGMTDMSLNNNHLTGEIPDAFQSLTQLINLDLSSNNLSGELPPSVENLSSLTTLRLQDNQLSGTLDVLQDLPLKDLNVENNQFAGPIPPKLLNIPTFRQAGNPFNDNATAPSAPPPGSQVPPPPGAPVSGAPSSVNGVPSSVNGVPSSGSGVPSSGSGSGSGRVPTKQADGPTVATESKFGRSKKHTKRVVLISIASVLVFVIFVLALVLFVPRCGRRERVDRRSRQRQIGAYGGERQNARDYEAVVVQPPIGTEKVPPTVDVLRPKDDHQEEPRRVWAVPNAQDKQEKDVQRMVAIPKSRDQEIDISTPEVYSMPLPPPPPPPPPPPPPPSPPPPPPPPHPLPTKRVIAEPTTSHRVTNVNPSLRSSILPPTFAKSFTIASLQQYTNSFSQENLIGGGMLGTVYRAELPDGKLLAVKKFDKRASTHHKDDEFLELVNNIDRIRHSNIVELIGYCSEHGQRLLIFEYCSNGSLYDALHSDEELKAALSWNTRIRIALGAARALEYLHEQCQPPVIHRNLKSANILLDEDLSVRLSDCGLAPLIASGSVSQLSGNLQSTYGYGAPEFELGTYNYQSDIYTFGVIMLELLTGRQSHDRTRPRGEQFLARWAIPKLHDIDALSKMVDPSLNGVFPAKSLSNFADIISRCLQLEPEYRPAMSEVVLYLLNMIKRESEASDSNEK is encoded by the exons ATGGATTGGAAGAGATCTACTTTGAAGTTCAAGACAGTTAAGATCTATGGAGATGTTCTATTGGGATTTTTGTTGATTTGCATAATTCAGATTTCAAGTGCTGTCACTGATCCCACTGATG TTGCTGCACTTAATAGCTTATATGCTTCACTGGGATCTCCTCCTCTCCCTGGATGGGTTGCTAGTGGCGGAGATCCATGCGGAGAAGGGTGGCAAGGCATTCAGTGTAATGGTTCGTTCATTCAAAAAAT TGTTCTGAATGGTGCAAATTTGGGAGGAGAACTGGGCGATAATCTGGCAACATTTGTTACAATCTCAGTAAT CGATCTGAGCAACAACAACATTGGAGGAAGCATTCCATCCAATTTGCCAGTTACCATGAGAAACTT TTTTCTTTCAGCCAACCTGTTCACTGGAAGTATTCCAGCCTCTTTATCCACTTTAATTGGAATGACAGACAT GTCTCTGAACAACAATCATTTAACTGGAGAAATACCAGATGCGTTTCAGTCACTTACGCAATTGATCAATTT AGATTTATCTAGTAATAATCTGAGCGGGGAACTACCTCCTTCAGTGGAGAACCTGTCATCCTTGACCACCCT GCGCTTGCAGGATAATCAACTATCCGGGACACTTGATGTTTTACAAGATCTTCCTCTGAAAGATTT GAATGTCGAGAACAACCAATTTGCTGGCCCAATACCTCCAAAGTTGCTAAACATTCCTACGTTCAG ACAAGCTGGAAATCCATTTAATGATAATGCCACGGCACCAAGTGCTCCTCCACCTGGCTCTCAAGTACCACCACCACCAGGAGCACCGGTTTCTGGAGCACCATCTTCTGTTAATGGAGTACCATCTTCTGTTAATGGAGTACCATCTTCTGGTTCTGGAGTACCATCTTCTGGTTCTGGTTCTGGTTCTGGCCGTGTACCTACCAAACAAGCTGATGGACCTACTGTAGCGACTGAATCAAAATTTGGGAGATCCAAAAAACATACCAAAAGGGTGGTTTTGATATCTATTGCAAGTGTATTGGTATTCGTTATTTTTGTACTAGCACTCGTTTTATTTGTTCCAAGATGTGGTAGAAGGGAACGGGTTGACAGAAGGTCCAGGCAACGTCAAATCGGTGCATATGGAGGTGAAAGACAAAATGCTAGAGATTACGAAGCTGTTGTTGTCCAACCACCTATTGGAACAGAAAAAG TACCACCAACAGTGGATGTTTTGAGGCCAAAAGATGATCACCAAGAAGAGCCTAGGAGAGTTTGGGCTGTTCCAAATGCACAGGATAAGCAAGAGAAGGATGTGCAAAGAATGGTGGCAATACCAAAGTCGAGAGATCAGGAAATAGATATCAGTACACCAGAAGTGTATTCTATGCCTCTTCCACCTCCACCTCCGCCACCACCTCCACCTCCACCTCCACcgtcaccaccaccaccaccacctcctcCTCATCCTCTTCCTACTAAGAGGGTGATCGCTGAGCCAACCACTTCCCACAGAGTGACTAATGTCAATCCATCCTTAAGAAGTTCAATTCTTCCTCCCACTTTTGCAAAATCTTTCACCATTGCATCCCTTCAACAGTATACAAATAGCTTTTCTCAAGAAAATCTTATAGGAGGAGGCATGTTGGGCACTGTGTACAGAGCAGAGCTTCCTGATGGGAAG CTACTTGCTGTAAAGAAATTTGACAAAAGAGCCTCTACTCACCATAAGGACGATGAGTTTCTTGAATTAGTAAACAATATTGACAGAATAAGACATTCAAATATTGTTGAGCTTATTGGATACTGTTCAGAACATGGTCAAAGGCTTCTGATCTTCGAGTACTGCAGTAACGGATCACTATATGATGCACTTCACTCGGATGAGGAATTGAAAGCAGCACTATCATGGAATACTCGCATTCGGATAGCACTTGGGGCAGCTAGAGCCTTAGA ATATTTGCATGAGCAATGTCAGCCACCTGTGATACACAGAAATTTGAAGTCTGCCAATATTCTCCTTGATGAAGATCTATCAGTGCGTCTATCTGATTGTGGTTTAGCTCCATTAATAGCTTCGGGATCTGTAAGTCAG CTCTCGGGGAACCTGCAATCAACTTACGGCTATGGAGCTCCAGAATTTGAGTTAGGAACTTACAATTACCAAAGTGACATATACACCTTTGGAGTGATTATGTTAGAACTTTTGACTGGCCGTCAGTCTCACGACAG GACACGTCCACGAGGGGAGCAATTTCTTGCTAGATGGGCAATTCCTAAACTTCATGATATTGATGCACTATCAAAAATGGTTGATCCTTCTTTAAATGGAGTTTTCCCTGCAAAGTCGTTGTCAAATTTTGCAGACATTATTTCTCGATGCCTTCAG TTGGAGCCAGAATATAGACCGGCAATGTCTGAGGTCGTCCTATACTTACTAAATATGATAAAGAGGGAGTCTGAGGCAAGTgattcaaatgaaaaataa